Sequence from the Rutidosis leptorrhynchoides isolate AG116_Rl617_1_P2 chromosome 3, CSIRO_AGI_Rlap_v1, whole genome shotgun sequence genome:
ctcttcgttttggtaccaacttcatctcatttgggtaacatttctaaaacactagatttctttaaattcgtgttcttgacttataaagttgttaattagcgtctatggctcattgtgatgtcgtgtatataatttgtatgctcgattcgttgtttttggtgtaactagttcaatatgaaaattacttgctaaatccttgattttggatggtcaaatgttgttagattgttaaagtgcatgttttaaaagtgttactagtatcattagcttcgttttgatgtatatgttgatttaggaaactccaagaacatgattagtgattttgtgaacttggattagggtttgataagctttacatgaacttttgatgcgtcaaatgctatgagatattgttgttaagtgttttgttgcaatgtgtatttgattaccttcgaaacggcataacatacatgtaaattggttgcccgaatcataaaatgcatttttggaacttgaactttgattatgaatgtttaattgtggtttttggttgttataagtggaagtttgattgatgatatgtgtttagttgcattcctcgtcaaaatacctttccaacgatgtatgataggcgttataagtgtttgcgggtcaagagttgtgttagaattggttttggctcgtgcatagtttgaaagacagaaaaatagctgaactacaggtcgcgcggcgcgcaccctaccccgcgcggcgcgccaaatggcctggacagattctgacctccatgtcccttttaacgtgaaatgtttgactagctaccgacctccgattcacatgaaacttgttttaatatacttgtatatgaataattagcatggaaaatttgtccgggacccgacccgaacatgttgactttttcgttgactttgacccgaccaagtttgactttttgtcaaacttaaccaattaattatgcaatcttcctaacatgcttttatacttgtatcttgcatgaaacttgacaatttgcttcacatgctatattaatcgagtcgtattgagccataggactaattgaacatctttgacccttcgtgactatcgttattgatacaacctaattgtttaggtcgagactagcattgttctttgcacgtttacttgttgaagtactatttcactcttgcaatcaaaggtgagatcatagtcccacttttactctttttgaacttatatttgggatgagaaaacataaacgattcttttgaactaagtgaacacaagaacgggaaaacaaacattctacatacgagtttagaacaaaaatcctcaattcgattatcattagttacacttgccgggtgtaagcgagaacttatgttatatggccatatgggttgacaaccctcatctttgacggttcgctaccgtctacggatgaaatatattttcgagaatcagtgtttgttctagcactatggatggggtatacaatggatggaatattaagctttgataattgggtgctcgtgaatattaacttttagaatgtattactattatttcaactttgcaaaccttgtggttcgacttacttacttttactcacttacttacttaaacctatgatttcaccaacgttttcgttgacagatttctatgtttttctcaggtcttgcacgatatgtgatacatgcttccgctcattatttgatacttgcattggatgtcgagtatacatgcatttcatggagcgtcttatgactttactttaaaccgtgtcgcctagatttcatttgtacttataaccttgtaacttaacttttggtggaacaattcttttaaactttggaaacaatctttatattgaaatgaaggcgacatattttggtcaaacgttgtcataaagacttatgaccaggtaatgggacccatgtagacgacgccgtcacttgacgatttgtcggggttgcTACATTAGTGAAGACGGTTAGGATTAGAGCGGGTAGTTGGAATGTGGGTACTTTGACCGGCAAACGTTATGAACTAGTGGAAACTTTACGTAAACGTAAAGTGGACATCTTGTGtgttcaagagactagatggaagggtcGTGAGGCGGTTAAGATCAAGGACTACAAGCTGTGGTTCTCGTGATCGAGAGTAGCTAGAAACGGCGTTGGGATTATTATTGGCCAACCCCATAACGAGAATGTCGTGGATGTGAGCAGACGGTGCGATAGGATTATGTCAGTTAGGTTGGTAATCTAGGAGGTGACCTACAGGGTCATTAGCGCTTACGCACCTCATGCGGGCCTTGGCGCAGCTGAAAAGAGACACTTCTGGGATTCGTTAGACGAGGTTGTGAGGATGTGCCCTCCGGACCATCGATTACTTATTGGTGGGGACCTAAATGGTCATATAGGAACGAATATCGAGGGATATCCGGGGGCCCATGGGGGCTTTGGGTACGAAGTAAGAAATGAGGAAGGGCTCTCTATTCTCGATTTTGCTGTTGCTCACGATTTGGTTGTTGCGAATTCGTTCTTCAAGAAGACGAACGCTCAGTTAGCAACCTTTCATAGCGGGGGTAATAGTACCCAGATTGACTATTTGTTACTTCGCAGAGGGGATCTTAGGACATGTGGGGACTGTAAGGCCCTGACTGACTTGACATGCTCCTCCCAACACAGATTGTTGGTCATGGATTTGGTTCTCAGGAGACGGGTCAATAGGAGTGTAAGACCCGTCCAACCTACAATCCTATGGAAGAAGTTGAACGGTGAGAAGGCAGAGACTTTTAAGACCGTAGTTGTAGAAAGAGTTGAGGCAGAAGTGGAAATGGTATCTCATGATGATGCGGACCAGATGTGGAATTGTCTGGCGTCCACCATTAGAGAGGCGGCCAAGAAAGCCTTGGGTGTGGCAGTAGGAACTTCGAGAGGACATAGTTCGGATAGAGAATCATGGTGGTTTAGTGACGAAGTTCAAAGCAAAGTCGCGCTTAAGCAActaaggtttagggagctcatcACTTGTCGGGATTGGACCCCGACGGGTAGATCTAGGGTTGAAGAGAGATATAAAGAAGccaaaagagaagctaagaaggtTGTAGCACGAGCAAAAGATAAGGCATATGAAGATTTGCATAGGAAACTAGACTCCAAAGAAGGAGTTAATGATATCTAcaggatagccaaagctagggagcgaaggCGTAGGGACCtagataacatcaagtttatcaaaaATGAAGATGGTCAAACCTTAGTAAAGGAAGACGAAATTCGGAAAAGATGGGAAGGGTACTTCTCATCCCTTTTCGCCGGAGGAAGACCTGAATGTCTCGAAGATCCGCAAGATTATGAGATAGAACAATCCCAGAACAACATAGATTGTGGGGGGATCAACCAAGAGGAAGTAAGATCGACACTACAAAAAATGGGGAGAAATAAAGCTGCGAGACCGGACCAGATCCCCATTGAGGCGGGGCGGTGCCTTGGCGACAATGGTGTTAGGTGGTTGACTTTCCTTTTCAATAAAACGTATCGAAGCTCCaaaatgcctatggaatggagagtGAGCGAGACTATTCCCATTTATAAGAACAAGGGGGATGCTCAAACCTGCggtaactatagaggcataaaattacttagcCACACAATGaagctctaatgacccgtcctaatccatccggacgaatacattacaattgattacatcgcgaggtacttgacctctatatgatacattttacaaatattgcattcgtttttgaaaagacaattttcattacatcaaaagttgacggcatgcataccatttcataaaatatccaactataattgacttaataataatcttgatgaactcaacgaatcgaatgcaacgtcttttgaaatatgtcatgaataactccaagtaatatctctagaatgagctaatgcacagcggaagatttctttcatacctgagaataaacatgctttaaagtgtcaaccaaacaggttggtgagttcattagtttatcataacaatcatttccattaatttaatagaccacaagatttttatttcatttatcataaacatcatctcataacaggcatttcgcaaactgcatagagataaaaatcattcatacggtgaacgcttgataaccgaactaacaggatgcatatagaatatccccatcattccgggactctcatcggacatgataatcgaagtactaaagcattcgtaacccgaatgggacgtgtcaaggtccatagatctatctttaggattcgcgtcaattaggggtcatttccctaattcttaggctaccaagctaaaaaggggcatattcgattcgataatccaaccatagaatgtagtttcgattacttgtgtctatttcgtaaaacatttataaaagcagcgcatgtattctcagtcccaaaaatatatattgtaaaagcatttaaaaagggagaaaatgaaactcacctaatgtattttgtagtaaaaatacatatgactatattgaacaatgcagggttggcctcggattcacgaacctatatcctttgtgtatatattaatacatatccttgtaatcgaacatatatatatatatatatatatacatatatatatatatatatatatatatatatatatatatatatatatatatatatagatacatatacatatacatatacatatatatatatatatatagatatacatatacatatatatatatatatatatatataaatatatatatatatatattattagtgataaaaattttatattattaatttatatatctcattattactatatagaaatgtacttttgttatgttatatatcaaatattttatatgtatgtatttcattagtttgttaaaatagtaattatattaatactaaaataatattagtagtgattaagataatgataatgataatactagtgttaataataatgataataatattaatgattttattaataatgatagttttaatgataattcttttaaaaatgataatattagtagtttttaataaattaagtaacttaataataatgataatgaaaattataCTTTTTGATATTAGTACTTAGTACTTAGTAATACTAattgtaacaatcttattacttATGGTAATCTCTAAAAGTAatacttttgtaaaaataataattttaaaatgatactaatattactactaataaagatgatagtaacttttattattttcattaataatgatCCTCATATTACCTAATGACATTACttactaataaaatgataatattattaatcatagtatttctgtgtacataataatcatgataattgataattaatacatattagtaataataataataataacggtaatatttagtactaataacgataattaataataaccttaacaataataataatacttgtaccaatattaataataataatactaatagtacttagtgatattaattagtaataacaaaaatgaaaataatattaatcctattatttGTATTAACCTAATCAATCaacaatcactaataataataacaatcacaataataataataataataataataataataataataataataataataataataataataataataataataataataataaaatttgagaaCTACCTCAacaaaaatagattccaaaaacatagcagcccctggactcgaacccgtgaccacatgCTAACTCGACACACCCTTAAACCATTCTTCCGTTTATTTCATtctgatttaataatccaaccaaaaTATATAACCCGTTTGATAAgctgttcatcttcttcttccttaCAAACAGACCAGACCCAATAATCATAACGGCGAGTTTACAGGTTTGGTTTAGATGTGTTAATTGAATCTTATACGACCCTCAAACATTTCCAAATTAATAGCAAATTAAATTAAAACAAATTAAACAGAAACAACAGTCGCTGTTAACGAAAAGAATAATGAAGAACATAGAATTTGATTTCGATAATGAGACCGTTTTAGAGGAAATTTTCTAAATGAATTAGTTTTTAAATCGTGCATACAAACTTTAGAAACCGTCAATTGAACCAGAATCGTTAAAACCAATTCGAATATTACAATAAACAaaatagttgacttttaaaatttcaATTTTGACTCGATAATTCGTGATCACTAGAAAGAATTGGGAGATCAAATCTTGCAGATAGTTTACACAAACGACTTCTAACATAACTACATTTTTTTGATTTTGGAAAAACGATTCATAATCAAGTTTGgttaaaaaccagacggacagaggagaaagaaaagaaaagagctgcgttcatcatttttttttcactcgctaataaataatgataattgataTAGAATTTGAATGTGTTAAATTAAATTCCCAAACTGAATGATTCATATATATTGAATGGATGAGTGTCGACAGTCTCTCACGAGCGTAACAGAAGttcaggaagaaaaaaaaattaaataaatataaaacagtTTGATTGTACGCGTTTATCTGTCATTTATATGATATACAAATACAAATTAAattatattattagttaataaatatattaataaatataatcccattaatattagtaataataataataaaaataataataataccataataataattatgaacatgataataatattattattg
This genomic interval carries:
- the LOC139901767 gene encoding uncharacterized protein, which codes for MCPPDHRLLIGGDLNGHIGTNIEGYPGAHGGFGYEVRNEEGLSILDFAVAHDLVVANSFFKKTNAQLATFHSGGNSTQIDYLLLRRGDLRTCGDCKALTDLTCSSQHRLLVMDLVLRRRVNRSVRPVQPTILWKKLNGEKAETFKTVVVERVEAEVEMVSHDDADQMWNCLASTIREAAKKALGVAVGTSRGHSSDRESWWFSDEVQSKVALKQLRFRELITCRDWTPTGRSRVEERYKEAKREAKKVVARAKDKAYEDLHRKLDSKEGVNDIYRIAKARERRRRDLDNIKFIKNEDGQTLVKEDEIRKRWEGYFSSLFAGGRPECLEDPQDYEIEQSQNNIDCGGINQEEVRSTLQKMGRNKAARPDQIPIEAGRCLGDNGVRWLTFLFNKTYRSSKMPMEWRVSETIPIYKNKGDAQTCGNYRGIKLLSHTMKL